CCTAATTTCTGTAAATTTAAAGAAAAGAGATGTGGGAGGCCCCTGAAAGGTTGAGCACTACTGCTGTATGGGGACAATTGATCAATTGATTTAAGTGTTACACATTATTTAAACTAAGTTGTTTTTGAACAACAGTGTCTGCATAATTAGTTTATTAacatatgtgacccgtcacggaaaccagggacacaagtcggcagcacaactctcgagcaaaatgagaaagaagcatttttttttcaaaattggtgattttcgtttttttgcagaatctgttagttgagatcatgaagaagcctttccgtgtttgagatagcagtattggtatatttaaaagcgtacattttgaggttgaaatcggcttgtttttcggagactctagcacgcagtaggggcatgtcattgtctgtgtgtatttccatactgggaagGGCTACTTactatgcagcgctctggccggctctagctgatatcaaaattcaatgaatgttttgaagtacttcttcgacaagccggatgcttatgaacaagcgctcactgattctgaagacgatctgagcgacgatgaaagcggcataataagacattacctctctggagtcgggtaacgtgccggcgcattttgcaggatttttttcacattgcagcaaaacagacttaaaatactccgtctttttttgtcatagagacataagtaatatatcaattgaaactatagaatgtcttcttttatttgtgtacactcagagtaaaaacaaaatgttgtgctttttgaaaaataaagaaaactaacattatgcgtgatctctcgtctccgtctgaacgaagtccaatctgatagttctcagaaaatgaactgtaacttagtgaatactaatcataaaaaaattatacttagcctatgtctgaaaaaacgttgaaatgtcaagtgttaaaatgtgtaagtcaaatcgaaaacaaaccttctgtgtttatgtaatctgtatgaaaagagagccatgtcagaagtccgtgattcagctcattatctgctaatgcggccacgcccacggagccagcgctattcagacgcaaattctgagtcaatgcatgcattcatcgtctcaatcgtgtatttattgacttgaaaagtgttttgaatagccatagttagcgatctctggcctctctgttagtccagttatttcctggattgcctattcttctttaacaggcttctcaggtgagaacatttcatttcatgattatagtgaccaaaatgatcatggttatcacagaatcctgttcaaaaagtcaattcaccaagttttatgtggaaaaccagcaaataaaaaataaaattagcatcaatatgtactttttctttacataaacattaaaataataacattaaaaatgatgggcagattttaaaggagtgtcttgcaacatgttatctacaatgcacaagttcaaatagagttttgacaaaaaagtcacatatttcagcctctaaatcatttttataaaagtcaaaaaagataaattactgacatttacaatgcacattaacctttattattaatagtatgcggtccatgcagctttacaggaggtatggcttatctaaatgagatgtaaatgagccctattgtcactcccagcaggtgagaacaggcgagaactgcaactttagaggcgtttttctccctatagagctttcttgattgcctaccttcaaatggccacaacttctccaaatattatcagatttccatgtgtcacacatcgttggaaagcttggagactgcactttcagaatctgtgaataactcaaaatgccccaaaaccgacttgtgtccctactttccgtgactggtcacatatatagtttaaaacaaaatattttatttagttttttacgTGTGACATGCAGCGCTTCAATTCTCAAGTATAAAATGTCTCtgctatatatataatttttttggtaACTccttacaataaggtttcatctAACGTTAGTTAATTATTAACATAACATTAGataattaacaatgaacaatacttttatagcatttaggattaatgttaatttcagcgtttactttattaaaaattgtcgcattaatgcactgtgaattaACATGAGCAAACAATGAATGATATTTTTactaaactaacattaacaaagatgaataaaatgcTACCTTTCATTTTACGCAGTGTCATTGAATGAATGCATTAACAATGTTGAAGACCCTCATGgcgaaaatcaagtttttaatgttatgtCTGTGCAgtgtttttaatgtgctttaagacaaaccatgtgcaaattcataagtcattgctgagtattttctccttaaaaccgCAGTTTATCAAAGACACTCAAAAACGTGGTTTAAAATCGCCCTTGTTCTCTTCGTCACAAACTACATTGcaaccaatcacgtcaatgtgCAGTAATAAAGTAGTCAAGCATatggctaatcatattaattactgttatgtgtcTGACGTTGTAGAAAGAGATGCACAAAACTCACTGCCATTTTGATACATCGACTTGTAGACAAGCCTGAATTATTcactcttccacttcttcttCTGAGTCAGTTTCTGATTCAAACATAtttggctgaattaaaccagtatttccacttgccattgtgcagtgtttactacagtaaagttgAGCGAGTGGATCAGGTATTCTGAGCTGGGTTGGAGGCGGGGCAAATTTGCATATTGATAGTTCcgtgtatactaaatgaagcaagggtgtagagttacattcaggctactttaaggcatgaagatttttttttccacagaaatgtcattttggtgatcaaagaagagttttaagggataaaattgactacagggggccATTAAACATTTAGTCACTGTGAAATCTAAATTGACTTCAGAGTTCAAGAAAATGTGTCCTCATCGTAATCTCTTCTGATTAAATCAGTGTGAGGGCTGGGAAAAAAGTTGACAAGTTGCCTGACGAGTTTAACTCCCCTCCAGCAACCTGTCGTATACATGAAATAAACATCCATTTCATTCGCAGCCCCCACATTGTATGATCCAGTCACttccaatagattttttttttttttccctctttcgcaatgtttcatgctgactttaagtgCATCAAGTTTGAAAGCCCTAAATAAAGCGTCTCTCTGTTGGCTGTCCAGGTCAGATCCTGCAGGTGGTCAGAGCTGCCAACGGAGCTCAATACATCATTCAGCCTCAGCAGCAGATGGTGTTGCAGCAGCAGGTCCTGCCACAGATGCAGCCTGGAGGTGTGCAGGCCCCCGTCATACAGCAGGTCTGTGCTTCATACCTCACATAACACTCAAAACTTTCAGTGCCCATGTTCAGTGTGCCAACAATGACTCATTTGTTCTAGTTCAGTCACTGGATCCTGCAGGGTGCCGTCTGCATATGTGATGCGTGTGATTTGTTTCACAGTGTCAGTAGAGGTCCTTATCATAGCTAGCCAATGCAAGATACCTGTCAGTTCTCCTGCTTGTTTAAGTAACATTAGAAGTGATGAAGGACAGTTCACAGGAAGAGAACTGATGGAAGTAGAGCAGGTTAAGCTGTTGCAGTGTCAGTGGTTTATGAACGACGTACGTTCTAAAAATACATGAAATTTATAGATGgactagggctggacgatatggccaaaatttacatcacgatataattcttaatttcggtcgatacgatataattccgatatcgatatgaactatataatagcctcagaaaaactgccaagaacggccacaacggatgtctgtacctacaaacgtctgaaaaatgaatttgccaaatctatgaaatctcttTCTATAagactatataatatattaatataatattttagaaataaaaacagtacaaataaatttatgttcagcttttatttgtgtttagccttcatacaaacataaaaataaacctaagactcactcactttagtaatattaatatctttaacattaaactataatGTAGGCTGATtttcatgaaaccccaaaacactttttttgagaagtaaacagatatgtataggctgcacatcattgaaaacactaaaggtactcaatgttattcataagtgaaaaatagttatttttgcatttttcatagcgatttctgtcttcctgtttgaaaagccTGACCTAATCGTGTACTTTCGtcccaagtatgggcatggtcgaacatgctgacgtagaccgttttgaacgaatctcgacatatatattcataaagctcatttaatccaatcactgcgctgtagtatgcataagattgtAACtgcagtattatgcatgaggaagcatCACTTCTCTCGgaagtggattgttttgctgtaatctaccagcacaaatggaaaatatgttcgcatgagatcgcattacagcggagaattcaaataacacaaaagtgctgctcattcacctctgcctgctctagctgcgttcaaatacgcaagccgtaggctgtttacctcagcacagcacgtgtgttgtttgtattttgctcatgatgcggtcagaactggagtttgaatacgaacacatgaaagatacgattgtttttatgatatacaggcggagcgcgcatatgctcggtttcagcgcggagctccgcgatgagtttaacactagccacgtgacacatagctcatacagaataaagtatccgtgtttaaagtttttatttcacacattctcctgcaccaaacattaaccagcacggtgtagttgCACACATATTTTCATCAAGTTGTGGAAGCTTGTTCCGTCGCATTTGCATCAGGTGTACTCCTTTTGTAAAACTTGCCACGTTCGCGTTTGATCTTAGCGTACAGCTGTTGAGCACTGGCTGGTGGCTGCATGTCTCTGTGGTGTACGTCATCACGCAAATAGCCAAtcgcgttctgctctttctaacgGCTGCACCTCAAGTCAGTGACGCTGTAACGTGTATATATCAAAATACCggaaatatgtttaaaaatcatgtcaccgttatcgaaaaaaattatatcgcgatatatattgatattgaattattgtccagccctaagatggattagggtccaattctcagtattaactaactattaacaaagacttttgcctcaaactcataattactgcttattaatagttagtaaggtagttaagtttaggctgggtaggattaagggatgtagaatatggtcatgcagaacaGGGCATGTAATAGTACATAAATGTAAGTGCTTTATAAGAACTAATAAACAgtcaatatcctagtaatatgcatgctaataagcaactagttaatagtgagaactggaccctaaactaaagtgttaccaaaaaaaaaaggtagctGTTGTTGCcagagctttaaaaaaaaaaaaaaaaaaaaaaaaaaaaaagagaaagtagCAATATTACGTTTTACAGATTGGTCTTATATTTACAGTAAAAGACTTTCATTAACTCATAGTTAATATACCAATATACTAAAATGTTGTTACTTTATAATATATTGACAACTACCATAAAAACAtaactttttacttttaaatgttttttaaaaagttttttttttttttagtaaaaccGTAAACGACTATTTAAGTAAATGttatactgatttttttttttttttttttttttttttttttcctttgttttttactttcttGGTGATGTGTATAATACTTAAAAAAACCAAATActtcattattttagttttacttaTTTAAACAAGTAAATCTATTTTAAAGAGAGCCACACTGACTTCACCACAAGTAACTCTTCCACAAGCTGAcataaatactaataaatatatatatatatatatatatatatatatatatatatatatatatatatatatatatatatatatatatatatatatatatatatatatatatatctatatatatatatatatatatctatatatctatatctgaCTGTCATGCACATAAATACAAAATGCTATATTACTCGCATCACAAATTAATGCagtaaacattcatttaacacCATAAGATGTAATGTAACCCTGATAACAAACTGGGGGGGAAAATggaatatccatatttaaaactttacaataaccAACTTCTGACAAACATCCGTTATGCAAATCGACTTATAGCAGAAGCGTAACCTCTGATCCGTGCTGTAGGAGTAGTGggacatttctgtttaaaaattcttgttttagaGTCACGTCAGAGGGTATGCTTTGTCAAATTGTGTAGGGATGTTTGCTGAAAGCTGCCTATtatactttataaagttgtaaatatggatatttttcttgcaaaaaCCTCTGAgggaagatagtcatatacacctaggatggcttgagggtgagtaaatcatgggataattttcatttttgggtgaactatccctttaatgttatattgtcatgtttatcaaaataaaactgattaaaaaaaaattagactcCACTTTATTGGCGTTTAAATAGTATaggcttatgttgaactttttATTCTAGTACACATGGCTCTGTATTATtcagtacataaagtattgaataaGTGTTTGTTTCTTCTTGAAAACATCTGAAATTTGTGTATTTGACAAATATTGCATCTAATCcactttatatttaataaagtttGCAAACACCTTGCGAGTGTCTCTAcaggaagcagaaagtgtccgacttcatATCTCCATTTTCAGTTCCTCCCTGACTGCATCTGGCAGATCTCGCCAGTCGGTAGAAGCCTAGTATAGTTCAACTCAAACAACCCTAATGTCTGTGTCTCTCTATGCAGGTGTTGACTCCTCTTCAGGGAGGCCTTTCTCAGCAGACCGGAGTTATCATCCAACCACAGCAGATTGTCCTCACAGGAAATAAAGTGCAGCAGAACACTCAGGTCAGCACAACCTCAGACCTCAAGCGTAAACTACATGCCTCTGGGACGATATTGATGAATGTGTGCGGCAGCGTGTATTGAGAAGTCTTGCGTGTCTTTAGGTCATGCAGGCAGCAGCTATGGCGGTGCAGCAGGGACAGGGAGCTGCGCAGGTGCAGGCTCAGGCTCAGCCCCAGCCTCAAGCACAGCCACCCCAACAACAGACACAGCAGCAGCAGGCCTCGCAGCAACCTCCCATGATGCTCCAGGTGGACGGAGCAGGAGACACGTCCTCAGAAGAggatgaagaggaggaggatgagTATGATGAGGACGAGGATGAAGACAAAGAGAAAGATGGTGGCGAGGATGGCCAAGTGGAGGAGGTATGCACTGGACAGAGCGCTGTTTGGCTCTGGTTCTAGGCCAGTCTTGTTTTttacaattctgttttttttttttttttaaattcaggaGCCGTTAAACAGTGGTGATGACGTCAGTGATGAGGAGGACCAGGAGCTGTTTGACACAGAGAACGTGGTGGTTTGCCAATATGACAAGGTCAGTATTTGTAGGTAACTTCTGTTACCTCTTTTGCTAGTTTACATGTTAAAACCAGGTGGAAAGACtccagaaaataaaataaaataaaataaaataaaataaaataaaataaaatttctggaGTCTTTCCTCCTGGTTTTAAcatgtaaacttttgaaatggCTTATAACTGTACCCACACAGAATTTCAAAATAGAAACTGGCATTTTGCATACATAGAAATGTAATGCAAAAACTATTTAGGGTagatttacatgacaacgatgtactaaaaacagaaaaggttTTCCTTTTgcgtttttaaaaagttttgttattttagtaaatgaaaactgaaactaTTGGTCAAACCTTTTTGtaaactgaaatgaaataaaaatttcataattaatgaaaaactaaactaaaaacagTTACTGAAAAACTAACTGAattaaaattagcaaaaataatcattttcgTAATTAAGAAGCTCTTATCCTGTGGTGGAAAATCTGACCTGTGGCTGTTTAGGGAAATACCTGTAGATGGCGCTTCATGTACGCGAGGTTAGCTGAGGCAGTGGGCTGGGCGATTAACCGCTGTCCTGTGACGCTCTCAATGAAGGACCGTAATGTAGTACACATTGCTAGTTCTAAGCAGCTATTCAAAGAATGTGTTTGTGGCTgtggaatggaaaaaaataactgaAGGTTATGAGACACAATTAGAACTTCATTTAACTTGAGCGCAGCGTTTAGAATGACAGCCAAACAAGTCTGTCAAGTGCAAAAACCTACTGCTGTATATTAGAGATTTCATGTTTGCATGATGGTGACAGGCTGAAAGGTGCTATTATCTgtttttacaaaacatttacTGCTAATAATATAATCCATGTGGAGACATTTCCCCACAACGTAGGGAAAACCTGGACGACGCGCGCACACATGTACACTTCATTATTTAATCACACTGACTTCAAAGCAGGTTGTGTTAGCTGTATATGACTTGAACTGTTTTTTGATGTACCAGTGGTCACACTGCTTCATTTGTACAGCTGATAAAAGTAAACTAGGCATGTTTAACAAGACTTCATCTTGAAAATGAGTTGTCtgaatttttcataatttttaagtTGCACTTATTTGGGTCTTTTGTTCAATCTCAAaacac
Above is a window of Megalobrama amblycephala isolate DHTTF-2021 linkage group LG11, ASM1881202v1, whole genome shotgun sequence DNA encoding:
- the gtf2a1 gene encoding transcription initiation factor IIA subunit 1 isoform X1; translation: MASSANSNQVPKLYRSVMEDVINEVRELFLDEGVDEQVLMELKTLWESKLMQSKAVEGFHTEEQQVLQAQQQQAQQAQQTQAQSQPQQVLLPPAQQVSFCGFSAPQQQVIVQDPKILQHMSATGMSAAATAATLALPAGVAPIQQLITPQGQILQVVRAANGAQYIIQPQQQMVLQQQVLPQMQPGGVQAPVIQQVLTPLQGGLSQQTGVIIQPQQIVLTGNKVQQNTQVMQAAAMAVQQGQGAAQVQAQAQPQPQAQPPQQQTQQQQASQQPPMMLQVDGAGDTSSEEDEEEEDEYDEDEDEDKEKDGGEDGQVEEEPLNSGDDVSDEEDQELFDTENVVVCQYDKIHRSKNKWKFHLKDGIMNLNGRDYVFSKAIGDAEW
- the gtf2a1 gene encoding transcription initiation factor IIA subunit 1 isoform X2, with product MASSANSNQVPKLYRSVMEDVINEVRELFLDEGVDEQVLMELKTLWESKLMQSKAVEGFHTEEQQVLQAQQQQAQQAQQTQAQSQPQQVLLPPAQQAPQQQVIVQDPKILQHMSATGMSAAATAATLALPAGVAPIQQLITPQGQILQVVRAANGAQYIIQPQQQMVLQQQVLPQMQPGGVQAPVIQQVLTPLQGGLSQQTGVIIQPQQIVLTGNKVQQNTQVMQAAAMAVQQGQGAAQVQAQAQPQPQAQPPQQQTQQQQASQQPPMMLQVDGAGDTSSEEDEEEEDEYDEDEDEDKEKDGGEDGQVEEEPLNSGDDVSDEEDQELFDTENVVVCQYDKIHRSKNKWKFHLKDGIMNLNGRDYVFSKAIGDAEW
- the gtf2a1 gene encoding transcription initiation factor IIA subunit 1 isoform X3, with translation MEDVINEVRELFLDEGVDEQVLMELKTLWESKLMQSKAVEGFHTEEQQVLQAQQQQAQQAQQTQAQSQPQQVLLPPAQQVSFCGFSAPQQQVIVQDPKILQHMSATGMSAAATAATLALPAGVAPIQQLITPQGQILQVVRAANGAQYIIQPQQQMVLQQQVLPQMQPGGVQAPVIQQVLTPLQGGLSQQTGVIIQPQQIVLTGNKVQQNTQVMQAAAMAVQQGQGAAQVQAQAQPQPQAQPPQQQTQQQQASQQPPMMLQVDGAGDTSSEEDEEEEDEYDEDEDEDKEKDGGEDGQVEEEPLNSGDDVSDEEDQELFDTENVVVCQYDKIHRSKNKWKFHLKDGIMNLNGRDYVFSKAIGDAEW